A region of Streptomyces halobius DNA encodes the following proteins:
- a CDS encoding IS1182 family transposase, with product MSMRPSGPGEIPAETVRVARAAFPKGSLAIRGRDELGPLFGDEQFADLFPARGKPAWSPGRLALVLVLQFVEGLTDRQATEAVRARIDFKYALGLDLADPGFDFSVLSEFRDRLIDEDAGQRVLDGILVAARDKGLLTGGGKARTDSTHVLSSTRELCWLEMVSETLRAALNTLAPTAPEWLAQIADPNWFKHYVSRAEDSRFPKARTKREEIGRRIGMDGTRLLEAVFGPDAPPGLRAVHRVEVLRQVWVQQFHQVDGAVSRRDPKDRPPGATRLVTPYDTEARSSVKRDTFWDGYKVHLTETCGGDAPNLITHVATTDSTVADFDLVPAIHTDLAQRRLLPDEHLVDAGYVTSQHIVTARRDHGVDLVGPVLSSTGWQERSKTGFPVSAFAIDWDRQKVTCPGGKTNTRWAREPIRNKVEIRVQFSKADCRPCPVKESCTRGPRRRLTIQEQDVHEAVRQRRTEQQDARWQERYQLRAGVEGTISQGVHRCGLRRSRYRGLAKTSLQHQLTGAAINLARIDAHLAHRPPAPTRTSHFAMLRPADQAIGGAKQAPN from the coding sequence GTGTCGATGCGGCCGAGTGGGCCGGGTGAGATCCCGGCGGAGACGGTGCGGGTAGCGCGGGCGGCGTTTCCCAAGGGGAGCCTGGCGATCCGGGGCCGGGACGAGCTGGGGCCGTTGTTCGGTGATGAGCAGTTCGCGGATCTCTTCCCAGCACGGGGGAAACCTGCCTGGTCGCCGGGCCGGCTGGCGTTGGTGCTGGTGTTGCAGTTCGTCGAGGGGCTCACCGACCGGCAGGCCACGGAAGCGGTGCGAGCACGGATCGACTTCAAATACGCCCTGGGGCTGGATCTTGCGGATCCCGGCTTCGACTTCTCGGTGCTGTCGGAGTTCCGGGACCGCCTGATCGACGAAGATGCCGGACAACGGGTGTTGGACGGCATCCTCGTTGCCGCCCGTGACAAGGGACTGCTCACGGGCGGAGGCAAGGCCCGGACCGACTCCACACATGTCCTGTCCTCGACACGGGAGCTGTGCTGGCTGGAGATGGTCTCCGAGACGCTGCGTGCGGCCCTGAACACCCTCGCTCCTACCGCTCCCGAGTGGCTGGCGCAGATCGCAGATCCGAACTGGTTCAAGCACTACGTCAGCCGCGCCGAAGACTCCCGGTTCCCCAAGGCCCGCACCAAGCGGGAAGAGATCGGCCGTCGCATCGGGATGGACGGGACGCGGCTGCTGGAGGCCGTCTTCGGGCCCGACGCGCCTCCCGGACTGCGTGCAGTGCATCGGGTGGAGGTTCTGCGGCAGGTGTGGGTGCAGCAGTTCCACCAGGTGGACGGCGCGGTGAGTCGGCGGGACCCGAAAGACCGGCCGCCAGGCGCGACACGCTTAGTCACTCCCTATGACACCGAGGCGCGCAGCAGCGTGAAGCGCGACACTTTCTGGGACGGGTACAAGGTGCACCTCACCGAAACCTGCGGCGGCGACGCCCCAAATCTGATCACACATGTCGCCACCACCGACTCCACTGTCGCCGACTTCGATCTGGTCCCGGCGATCCACACTGACCTGGCTCAGCGCCGTCTGCTTCCCGACGAGCACCTGGTCGATGCCGGCTACGTCACTTCCCAGCACATCGTGACGGCACGCCGCGATCACGGCGTGGACCTTGTTGGCCCGGTCCTGTCCAGCACTGGTTGGCAGGAAAGGTCCAAGACGGGCTTTCCCGTCAGCGCGTTCGCCATCGACTGGGATCGCCAGAAGGTGACCTGCCCAGGCGGGAAGACCAACACCCGTTGGGCGAGAGAACCGATCCGGAACAAAGTCGAGATCCGCGTGCAGTTCTCGAAAGCCGACTGCCGGCCCTGCCCTGTCAAGGAATCGTGCACTCGCGGACCGCGCCGCAGACTGACGATCCAGGAGCAGGATGTCCATGAGGCTGTGCGCCAGCGCCGGACCGAGCAGCAGGACGCGCGCTGGCAAGAGCGATACCAACTCCGCGCTGGCGTTGAGGGCACCATTTCCCAAGGTGTCCATCGCTGTGGCCTGCGCAGATCGCGCTACCGCGGACTGGCCAAAACAAGCCTCCAGCATCAACTAACTGGCGCCGCGATCAACCTCGCGCGCATCGATGCCCACCTGGCCCACAGACCTCCGGCCCCCACCCGGACCAGCCACTTCGCAATGCTTCGCCCCGCCGACCAAGCGATCGGCGGGGCGAAGCAGGCCCCGAATTAA
- a CDS encoding 2-hydroxyacid dehydrogenase — protein MTTPVLAAGNHFIRPSLFTEAVRKAAGGLPLKVREHQFPWPHTPFGPVAEVIEASGTEDEMIDALQGIEICVTEHGPLTERILAHCPDLKLFCTSRGGPVNANVEAATRHGVAVCYAPGRNATATAEHTLTLMLAAARGVGDTHTDLRRGVWRGDYYDYDNCGIEIDGATVGLIGFGAIGSRVAKVLVAMGAEVLVHDPYVRPEALAGIAEQVSLDALLRRSRIVSLHARVTEETTGMIGRAQLAAMPRGSVLVNCARGALLDYDAVCDALEDGRLSGAGFDVFPEEPLPAGSRLLTAPGAVLTPHIAGGSQQVAHKAAHLAAAEVGRYLRGEPLVHCANPEVLR, from the coding sequence ATGACCACCCCCGTCCTCGCCGCCGGCAACCACTTCATCCGCCCGAGCCTGTTCACCGAGGCCGTCCGCAAGGCCGCCGGGGGCCTGCCGCTGAAGGTGCGCGAGCACCAATTCCCCTGGCCGCACACGCCGTTCGGCCCGGTGGCCGAGGTCATCGAGGCGTCCGGCACCGAGGACGAAATGATCGACGCCCTCCAGGGCATCGAGATCTGTGTCACCGAGCACGGCCCGCTCACCGAACGGATCCTCGCCCACTGCCCCGACCTGAAACTGTTCTGCACCAGCCGCGGCGGGCCGGTCAACGCCAACGTCGAGGCCGCCACCCGGCATGGCGTCGCCGTCTGCTACGCGCCCGGCCGCAATGCCACCGCCACCGCGGAACACACCCTCACCCTGATGCTCGCCGCCGCCCGCGGCGTCGGCGACACCCACACCGACCTCCGGCGCGGCGTCTGGCGCGGCGACTACTACGACTACGACAACTGCGGCATCGAGATCGACGGCGCCACCGTCGGGCTGATCGGCTTCGGCGCCATCGGCAGCCGGGTGGCCAAGGTCCTGGTGGCCATGGGCGCCGAGGTCCTGGTCCACGACCCTTATGTGCGGCCGGAGGCGCTGGCGGGCATCGCCGAACAGGTCTCCCTCGACGCACTGCTCCGCCGCTCCCGCATCGTCTCGCTGCACGCCCGGGTGACCGAGGAGACCACGGGCATGATCGGCCGCGCACAGCTCGCCGCCATGCCCCGCGGCTCCGTCCTCGTCAACTGCGCCCGGGGCGCCCTGCTGGACTACGACGCGGTCTGTGACGCCCTGGAGGACGGCCGGCTGTCCGGCGCCGGCTTCGACGTCTTCCCGGAAGAGCCGCTGCCGGCCGGCTCCCGGCTGCTGACCGCGCCCGGTGCGGTCCTCACCCCGCATATCGCGGGCGGCAGCCAACAGGTGGCACACAAGGCCGCGCACCTGGCCGCCGCGGAAGTCGGCCGCTACCTGCGCGGCGAACCCCTGGTCCACTGCGCCAACCCCGAAGTCCTGCGCTGA
- a CDS encoding histidine phosphatase family protein has translation MTDFILVRHGETVWHAENRYAGRTDVPLTDLGHEQAAALADWAATVGLTAIWTSPLSRARLTAGPAADACGLTPHVDERLYELDFGQGEGLTRDEMRRSFPRQLDAFLTDPVEHHLPGGEDPRRAAGRAAACLADITRAHPHGRVLLIAHSTLLRVLLCHLLHIPLADYRRVFPELHNGALTEIRVQNGQTALLRLNTPAPTAAPAFP, from the coding sequence GTGACCGACTTCATCCTCGTACGCCACGGCGAGACCGTGTGGCATGCGGAGAACCGCTACGCCGGCCGCACCGATGTGCCGCTCACCGACCTCGGCCACGAGCAGGCCGCGGCACTGGCCGACTGGGCCGCCACCGTCGGCCTCACCGCCATCTGGACCTCACCGCTCTCCCGCGCCCGGCTCACCGCCGGCCCCGCCGCCGACGCCTGCGGCCTCACCCCCCACGTCGACGAGCGCCTCTACGAGCTGGACTTCGGCCAGGGCGAGGGCCTGACCAGGGACGAGATGCGCCGCAGCTTCCCGCGGCAGCTGGACGCCTTTCTCACCGACCCGGTCGAGCACCATCTCCCCGGCGGCGAGGACCCGCGCCGGGCCGCCGGACGCGCCGCCGCCTGCCTGGCCGACATCACCCGCGCACACCCGCACGGCCGGGTCCTGCTGATCGCCCACTCCACCCTCCTCCGCGTCCTGCTGTGCCACCTCCTGCACATCCCGCTCGCCGACTACCGCCGGGTCTTCCCGGAACTCCACAACGGCGCCCTGACCGAGATCCGCGTCCAGAACGGCCAGACCGCGCTGCTGCGCCTCAACACGCCGGCGCCGACCGCCGCCCCGGCCTTCCCCTGA
- a CDS encoding FGGY-family carbohydrate kinase, with product MSDPHTPSRTPTLDGTWLGLDLGTQSARCVAVDGTGQVLASASRPLTSRRQGKCHEQDPEEWWTALAGACQEALHGIDTRRIRGLAVDGTSGTILLADPAGTPLTPGLMYDDGRAIDQAAAVNDAGAEVWQELGYRTMQPSWALPKLRWLLDHEPATTHRGDRLLHQVDLITWRLAGHQVPSDASHALKTGYHLIEESWPHKVMAELGVSESLLPDVVRPGTVLGTVCADAAEATGIPEGTTLVAGMTDGCAAQIGAGALTPGAWNSVLGTTLVFKGSSTHLVRDPAGVVYCHRSPDGNWLPGGASSSGAGVISQYFHSENVDVLTEQAAALDPDAVAYPLVSTGGERFPFRAPEAEPFILGQLPTRAAEFHAYLLGVACLERLCFDYLDHIGAPVDGPLTFTGGGARNAYWCRLRADVLGRSVRLPDQAEGAIGMAVLAATSSGAGLREAAAAMVRIAEELHPAPDRTARYLPVYLRFIDELTRRGWLDQTVADHACRRAAQ from the coding sequence GTGTCTGACCCGCACACGCCCAGCCGCACCCCCACCCTCGACGGCACCTGGCTCGGCCTCGATCTCGGCACCCAGAGCGCCCGCTGTGTCGCCGTCGACGGCACCGGCCAGGTCCTCGCCTCCGCCTCCCGCCCGCTCACCAGCCGCCGCCAGGGCAAGTGTCATGAGCAGGACCCGGAGGAGTGGTGGACCGCGCTGGCCGGCGCCTGCCAGGAAGCCCTGCACGGCATCGACACCCGGCGGATCCGCGGACTGGCCGTCGACGGCACCTCCGGGACGATCCTCCTCGCCGACCCCGCCGGCACCCCGCTCACCCCCGGCCTGATGTACGACGACGGCCGCGCCATCGACCAGGCCGCGGCCGTCAACGACGCCGGGGCCGAGGTCTGGCAGGAGCTGGGCTACCGCACCATGCAACCGTCCTGGGCACTGCCCAAACTCCGTTGGCTCCTCGACCACGAACCGGCCACCACCCACCGCGGAGACCGGCTGCTGCACCAGGTCGACCTGATCACCTGGCGGCTCGCCGGGCACCAGGTCCCCAGCGACGCCAGCCACGCCCTCAAGACCGGCTACCACCTGATCGAGGAGAGCTGGCCGCACAAGGTGATGGCCGAACTCGGCGTGTCCGAGAGCCTGTTGCCCGATGTCGTACGCCCCGGCACGGTGCTCGGCACGGTGTGCGCCGACGCCGCCGAGGCCACCGGCATCCCCGAGGGCACCACCCTCGTCGCCGGGATGACCGATGGCTGCGCCGCCCAGATCGGCGCCGGCGCCCTCACCCCGGGCGCCTGGAACTCCGTCCTGGGCACCACCCTCGTCTTCAAGGGCAGCAGCACGCACCTCGTCCGCGACCCGGCCGGCGTGGTGTACTGCCACCGCTCGCCGGACGGCAACTGGCTGCCCGGCGGCGCCTCCAGCAGCGGCGCGGGCGTGATCTCCCAGTATTTCCACAGCGAAAACGTGGATGTGCTCACCGAGCAGGCCGCGGCCCTGGACCCGGACGCGGTCGCCTACCCCCTGGTCTCCACCGGCGGCGAACGCTTCCCCTTCCGCGCCCCCGAAGCCGAACCCTTCATCCTGGGACAACTCCCCACCCGAGCCGCCGAGTTCCACGCCTATCTGCTCGGCGTCGCCTGCCTCGAACGGCTCTGCTTCGACTATCTCGACCACATCGGCGCCCCCGTCGACGGACCGCTCACCTTCACCGGCGGCGGTGCCCGCAACGCCTACTGGTGCCGGCTCCGTGCCGATGTGCTCGGCCGCTCCGTACGCCTCCCGGACCAGGCCGAGGGCGCCATCGGCATGGCCGTGCTCGCCGCCACATCCTCCGGCGCCGGGCTCCGGGAAGCGGCCGCCGCCATGGTCCGGATCGCCGAGGAGCTCCACCCCGCCCCCGACCGCACCGCCCGCTACCTCCCCGTCTACCTCCGCTTCATCGACGAACTCACCCGCCGTGGCTGGCTCGACCAGACCGTGGCCGACCACGCCTGCAGGAGGGCCGCGCAGTGA
- a CDS encoding FGGY-family carbohydrate kinase: MSVLTVDVGTTMIKSVVFDDQGTEIAVSRQATEVLRPHPGWAEQDMDAVWHAVVRTVRAVLADMAGRADPVWLVSFTAQGDGAWLVDDRGRPTGPAILWSDGRAGDQVTAWQHDGVLAAAFRRNGSLTCTGMPNALWSWLAVHDPDRLARSSTSLTAAGWLFLRLTGVRATDESDASAPFLDHATGDYDPHLLDLFGLRGYARLLPTVLGESERIAELTADASAQLGLPAGLPVVMAPYDIAATARGVGVVNPGQACGILGTTLCTEIVRTEIDTSGEPSGVNIAYRGRERVLRAFPTLNGAEVLGWAADMLGLVGPPELAHLAFRSEPGAHGLLFLPYLSPAGERAPFLDPRARGSFWGLSLEHSRADMARAVFDGLSLVLRDSLAAARTDITELRLCGGGANSDAWCALIADATGVPTARAGDTELGAKGAFLTGLVRTGAESSMHSAAAKYVRMRSSWEPDPERAEFYAALYEDFLGRRALAREAGRRGGAVWRGSSTTPPAARAGTASGPPSGTDDGIPRQPAGTALPATGPVRPTDGTAVTTGPSAPTTTAPGGTRV, encoded by the coding sequence ATGTCCGTACTGACCGTTGATGTCGGCACCACGATGATCAAGTCGGTGGTCTTCGACGACCAGGGCACCGAGATCGCGGTGTCCCGGCAGGCCACCGAGGTCCTCCGGCCGCACCCCGGCTGGGCCGAACAGGACATGGACGCCGTGTGGCACGCCGTGGTCCGCACCGTCCGCGCCGTCCTGGCCGACATGGCGGGGCGGGCCGACCCCGTCTGGCTGGTGTCCTTCACCGCCCAGGGGGACGGCGCCTGGCTCGTCGACGACCGGGGCCGCCCCACCGGACCGGCCATCCTGTGGTCCGACGGCCGGGCCGGGGACCAGGTCACGGCCTGGCAGCACGACGGCGTCCTGGCAGCTGCCTTCCGTCGGAACGGCTCGCTGACCTGCACCGGGATGCCCAACGCGCTCTGGAGCTGGCTCGCCGTGCACGACCCGGACCGGCTGGCGCGCTCCAGCACCTCGCTCACCGCCGCCGGCTGGCTCTTCCTCCGTCTCACCGGCGTCCGTGCCACCGACGAATCCGACGCCTCCGCCCCGTTCCTCGACCACGCCACCGGCGACTACGACCCGCACCTCCTCGACCTCTTCGGCCTGCGCGGATACGCGCGGCTGCTGCCGACCGTGCTGGGCGAGTCGGAGCGGATCGCCGAGCTCACCGCCGACGCGTCGGCCCAGCTGGGACTGCCGGCCGGGCTGCCCGTGGTGATGGCTCCCTACGACATCGCCGCCACCGCCCGCGGCGTCGGGGTGGTCAACCCCGGCCAGGCGTGCGGCATCCTCGGCACGACCCTGTGCACCGAGATCGTCCGCACCGAGATCGACACCAGCGGCGAACCGTCCGGCGTCAACATCGCCTACCGCGGCCGGGAACGGGTGCTGCGCGCCTTCCCGACCCTCAACGGCGCCGAGGTCCTCGGCTGGGCTGCGGACATGCTGGGGCTGGTCGGCCCGCCGGAGCTGGCGCATCTGGCGTTCCGGTCGGAGCCGGGCGCCCACGGGCTGCTGTTCCTGCCGTATCTCTCCCCGGCGGGCGAGCGCGCGCCGTTCCTCGACCCGCGCGCGCGTGGCTCCTTCTGGGGTCTGTCCCTGGAGCACTCGCGCGCCGATATGGCCCGCGCCGTCTTCGACGGGCTCTCGCTGGTCCTGCGCGACTCGCTGGCCGCCGCCCGTACGGACATCACCGAGCTGCGGCTGTGCGGCGGCGGCGCCAACAGCGACGCCTGGTGCGCGCTGATCGCCGATGCGACCGGGGTGCCGACCGCCCGCGCGGGGGACACCGAACTCGGCGCCAAAGGGGCGTTCCTCACCGGCCTGGTCCGCACCGGCGCGGAGAGCAGCATGCACAGCGCCGCCGCCAAGTACGTCCGGATGCGGAGCAGTTGGGAGCCGGACCCGGAGCGCGCGGAGTTCTACGCGGCGCTCTACGAGGACTTCCTGGGTCGGCGGGCACTCGCCCGAGAGGCCGGCCGGCGGGGCGGCGCCGTCTGGCGGGGGAGTTCGACGACACCCCCTGCGGCACGAGCCGGCACGGCATCCGGGCCGCCTTCCGGCACGGACGACGGCATCCCCCGGCAGCCCGCCGGCACCGCCCTCCCGGCCACCGGCCCCGTCCGCCCGACCGACGGCACCGCCGTCACCACCGGCCCCAGCGCCCCCACCACCACCGCCCCTGGAGGCACCCGTGTCTGA
- a CDS encoding MFS transporter: protein MTNLPPRSLITRLGMPPTLAWGYFGLLLFMIGDGVESGYLSPYLIDQGMADSRVAVLFTVYGVAAALAAWLSGALSDLWGPRRVMWTGLGIWGVFQLVFLVAAIPATSYPLMLLGYGLRGLGYPLFAYGFLVWIAGVAPRARLSTAMGWFWFAFTGGLPTLGSLVAGGLIPYIGAYATLWAALVLVAVGGLIALLLVRDDRGGKRPQADGEGPFATLLGSVTILWRNPRVGVGALVRVINTASQFGFFVIMPIHFTRTVGFGLTQWLHLLSAMFATNIFANLLCGWIGDRLGWRHTIAWFGGAGCTLSTLLLFYVPDAAGANFPLALVVAACYGATLAGYVPLSALMPSLEPKHKGQALAALNLGAGASTFVGPAVVAAFVGPLGVEGVVWIFAGMYAVSTVLALFLKLPDDASKAEATADADATGARPGTETTAASAPA from the coding sequence ATGACGAACCTTCCTCCGCGTTCGCTGATCACACGTCTGGGCATGCCACCCACCCTCGCCTGGGGTTACTTCGGACTCCTGCTCTTCATGATCGGAGACGGGGTCGAGTCCGGCTATCTCTCCCCGTACCTGATCGACCAGGGGATGGCGGATTCCCGGGTCGCGGTGCTCTTCACCGTCTACGGCGTCGCGGCGGCCCTCGCCGCCTGGCTCTCCGGTGCCCTGTCCGACCTGTGGGGCCCGCGCCGCGTCATGTGGACCGGCCTGGGCATCTGGGGCGTCTTCCAGCTCGTCTTCCTGGTCGCGGCCATCCCCGCGACCAGCTATCCGTTGATGCTGCTCGGCTACGGACTGCGCGGCCTGGGCTATCCGCTGTTCGCCTACGGGTTCCTGGTCTGGATCGCCGGGGTGGCGCCGCGCGCACGGCTCAGCACGGCCATGGGATGGTTCTGGTTCGCGTTCACCGGCGGGCTGCCGACGCTCGGCTCGCTCGTCGCCGGCGGGCTGATCCCGTACATCGGCGCGTACGCCACACTGTGGGCGGCGCTGGTGCTGGTGGCGGTGGGTGGTCTGATCGCCCTGCTGCTCGTGCGGGACGACCGTGGCGGCAAGCGGCCGCAGGCCGACGGCGAGGGGCCGTTCGCCACGCTCCTCGGCAGTGTCACGATCCTGTGGCGCAACCCCCGGGTCGGCGTCGGCGCGCTGGTCCGCGTCATCAACACGGCCTCGCAGTTCGGCTTCTTCGTGATCATGCCGATCCACTTCACCAGGACCGTCGGCTTCGGCCTCACCCAGTGGCTGCATCTGCTCAGCGCGATGTTCGCGACCAATATCTTCGCCAACCTGCTGTGCGGATGGATCGGCGACCGGCTCGGCTGGCGGCACACCATCGCCTGGTTCGGCGGCGCCGGCTGCACCCTGAGCACGCTGCTGCTCTTCTACGTCCCGGACGCGGCGGGCGCCAACTTCCCGCTGGCCCTTGTGGTCGCCGCCTGCTACGGAGCTACGCTGGCGGGATACGTCCCGCTGTCCGCGCTGATGCCCTCCTTGGAGCCGAAGCACAAGGGACAGGCGCTGGCCGCGCTCAACCTGGGCGCGGGTGCCAGCACCTTCGTCGGTCCCGCCGTCGTCGCGGCCTTCGTCGGGCCGCTCGGCGTCGAAGGCGTCGTGTGGATCTTCGCGGGGATGTACGCGGTGAGCACCGTGCTGGCCCTCTTCCTGAAGCTGCCGGACGATGCGAGTAAGGCGGAAGCGACAGCGGACGCGGACGCCACCGGCGCCCGGCCGGGCACCGAGACCACCGCCGCCTCGGCCCCGGCGTGA
- a CDS encoding DeoR/GlpR family DNA-binding transcription regulator translates to MDRVEAQEERRRRIRDSVIARGFVRTADLAEEFGISLMTAHRDLDALQAQGWLRKVRGGATGLPSAQFHGSVAERMATMAQTKQLLARAAATLLVPGQTVLLDDSTTCLLLAHEAAHHTPLTVITNSLPAITTLSKEPGISLITLGGAYFPAYDAFMGLHTADAVRAFRADVLFLSTTAVTNGRCYHTSPETVQVKWAMMESAARSVLVADHTKFTKDGLYALAPLTDFDLLIVDDGLPAEQIRAVRAGGTEVMAVPGRGSSNA, encoded by the coding sequence ATGGACCGGGTCGAGGCCCAGGAGGAACGGCGGCGGCGGATACGGGACAGCGTCATCGCCCGTGGTTTCGTCCGCACCGCGGATCTCGCCGAGGAGTTCGGCATCAGCCTGATGACCGCGCACCGCGATCTGGACGCCCTTCAGGCGCAGGGCTGGCTGCGCAAGGTGCGCGGCGGCGCGACGGGGCTGCCGTCGGCGCAGTTCCACGGCAGTGTCGCCGAACGCATGGCCACCATGGCGCAGACCAAGCAACTGCTGGCGCGGGCCGCGGCGACGCTGCTGGTCCCCGGGCAGACGGTGCTGCTCGACGACAGCACGACCTGTCTGCTGCTGGCGCACGAGGCCGCGCATCACACCCCGCTGACCGTCATCACCAACTCGCTCCCGGCGATCACGACCCTGTCGAAGGAGCCCGGCATCTCGCTGATCACACTGGGCGGCGCGTACTTCCCGGCGTATGACGCGTTCATGGGACTGCACACCGCGGACGCGGTACGGGCCTTTCGCGCCGATGTCCTGTTCCTGTCCACCACGGCCGTCACCAACGGCCGCTGCTATCACACCTCACCGGAAACGGTGCAGGTCAAGTGGGCGATGATGGAGAGCGCGGCACGCAGCGTACTGGTCGCGGACCACACCAAGTTCACCAAGGACGGGCTCTACGCGCTCGCGCCGCTGACCGACTTCGATCTGCTGATCGTCGACGACGGGCTGCCGGCCGAGCAGATCCGGGCGGTGCGCGCGGGCGGCACGGAGGTGATGGCGGTGCCGGGGCGCGGGTCCTCGAACGCCTGA
- a CDS encoding S1 family peptidase: MRRRFPKAVLWGATVAAVMAATSPLSPAHAVPQSDPTPPQPSSRGMLDAMRRDLGLTPDQARSRIIQEAEAQRTAVAVRRVLSRPPAGMWFDKAAGKLVVAVTGDDDARRVRNAGAMPKTVPHSRAQLTTLVRRISNRAGDGVPGVTGWGVDVRNNGVVVRVNRKARTARTDAFERAVRDLGKRSRIPVRVEHNDQSLRQQGGRVIGGDKWAPGTEGLCSIGFSVTGPGGHKGFLTAGHCTNDADQHAYGKDGSRLGTSNPGGRHSVNGREGDFGFVGVEGADWTLSPDVAAEGGSPVAVTGSQDGLMGMSVCHSGEATGWHCGEITATDQTVDYGTVVVEGLSYTNACSAPGDSGGSYVTELRAPKAIGTHSGGGSNTCDSGSKDTVTVFQPVHEPLDKWNLRLMTVGS; this comes from the coding sequence ATGCGACGCCGCTTTCCGAAGGCAGTTCTCTGGGGCGCCACGGTGGCCGCCGTCATGGCGGCCACCAGCCCGCTCAGCCCGGCACACGCTGTGCCGCAGTCCGATCCGACCCCACCCCAGCCGTCGTCACGCGGCATGCTCGACGCGATGCGCCGGGACCTCGGGCTGACGCCGGACCAGGCGCGCAGCCGGATCATCCAGGAGGCGGAGGCGCAGCGCACGGCGGTCGCCGTGCGCCGGGTGCTCAGCCGGCCGCCCGCCGGAATGTGGTTCGACAAGGCGGCCGGCAAGCTCGTCGTCGCGGTCACCGGCGACGACGACGCGCGGCGGGTACGGAACGCCGGGGCGATGCCCAAGACGGTCCCGCACAGCCGCGCCCAGCTCACCACGCTGGTGCGGCGGATCTCGAACCGGGCCGGTGACGGGGTGCCCGGCGTCACCGGCTGGGGCGTGGACGTCCGCAACAACGGCGTCGTCGTCCGTGTCAACCGCAAGGCCCGCACCGCCAGGACCGACGCCTTCGAGCGCGCCGTACGCGACCTCGGTAAGCGCTCGCGCATCCCCGTACGCGTCGAGCACAACGACCAGTCGCTGCGTCAGCAGGGCGGGCGGGTCATCGGCGGCGACAAGTGGGCGCCCGGAACCGAGGGCCTGTGCTCCATCGGCTTCTCGGTGACCGGACCGGGCGGCCACAAAGGGTTTCTGACGGCCGGACACTGCACCAATGACGCGGATCAGCACGCGTACGGCAAGGACGGCAGCCGTCTGGGCACCTCCAACCCGGGCGGGCGGCACAGCGTCAACGGGCGCGAGGGCGACTTCGGCTTCGTCGGGGTGGAGGGGGCGGACTGGACCCTGAGCCCGGACGTGGCGGCCGAAGGCGGCTCCCCGGTCGCCGTGACCGGCTCGCAGGACGGCCTGATGGGAATGTCCGTCTGCCACTCCGGGGAGGCCACCGGCTGGCACTGCGGCGAGATCACCGCCACCGACCAGACGGTGGACTACGGCACGGTCGTCGTCGAGGGGCTGTCGTACACCAACGCCTGCTCCGCGCCCGGGGACTCGGGTGGCTCGTACGTGACCGAGCTCCGTGCCCCGAAGGCCATCGGCACGCATTCCGGCGGCGGCAGCAACACCTGCGACAGCGGCTCCAAGGACACCGTCACCGTCTTCCAGCCGGTCCACGAGCCCTTGGACAAGTGGAACTTGAGATTGATGACGGTCGGTTCGTGA
- a CDS encoding cell wall hydrolase produces the protein MTSDSSCQVPPRVCPYALTGLPEVLRNVPYSGARHPGAGTPECPDGGTDGPVSALAGGANCQRYAYAVLRHFGLLVPPLRSAELWADDRATRRADRPRPLDLVLFDGGPVDGRPPGYGAHVGVHLGPDQVLHLCREVGRPAVWTYADFAARPRYARFLGAKRAVGTVGTGAAG, from the coding sequence GTGACGTCCGACAGCAGCTGCCAAGTCCCGCCCCGTGTCTGCCCATACGCGCTCACCGGCCTTCCGGAGGTGCTCCGCAACGTCCCCTACTCGGGCGCCCGCCATCCGGGAGCGGGGACACCTGAATGCCCGGACGGCGGGACCGACGGGCCGGTCTCCGCGCTGGCGGGCGGCGCGAACTGCCAGCGCTACGCCTACGCCGTGCTCCGCCACTTCGGCCTGCTGGTCCCGCCGTTGCGCTCGGCGGAGCTGTGGGCGGACGACCGGGCCACCCGGCGCGCCGACCGGCCGCGGCCGCTGGACCTGGTGCTCTTCGACGGCGGCCCGGTCGATGGCCGCCCTCCGGGGTACGGCGCGCATGTGGGCGTCCACCTGGGCCCGGACCAGGTGCTGCATCTGTGCCGCGAGGTGGGCCGCCCGGCCGTGTGGACCTATGCCGACTTCGCGGCGCGCCCCCGCTATGCCCGTTTTCTGGGCGCCAAGCGTGCGGTCGGGACGGTCGGTACCGGGGCGGCCGGGTAG